The sequence below is a genomic window from Lolium perenne isolate Kyuss_39 chromosome 4, Kyuss_2.0, whole genome shotgun sequence.
AAAAATATCTTTTTACACATGACACAAAAAATGCCAGTTTTCcacgaaacgactttgtgagcacatATAATGTTGAGATGTGTGCGCCAATTTTTTGTTCAATTTTTTAGTATTTTAAACTTTGTTTAAAAATCATTTAAAAAAAAGGTGCACATGCTCCCGGGTGTAGAAACGCTTCGTCCATAAATAAGCCCTTTGCATTGGACATGCCCTTAGTTaataactagatgataccccgcacgTTAGGGCGGAAATCCTCTCAAACTTCGAAGCTTGCACGTTTTCTTTGTAGATCATGTGATCCTCCTTAAAAAAAATGAACCGAGAACATGAGTTCAACTCCGACATGCCTAAACATTTACTGTACAACCTTCAAAACCTCCAACAAattgaatgattgtgttaccaaaATGAAACAATGGAAAAGATCTGCCTAGAACCAATACCTGATTCGATATTTCAATCGAAGATGGCACCTAATATATGCAAACTGAATTTTATTTAGTCGATAGCAGTCTGAGAAATAGGCAAATCCAGTATGGAAGCTCTATAACCATACAAAAGAAATCCCCGTGCTGTCCAGTCACAAATTACATCTCCTTGTATCTCAGTAACAAAACCTTGAAATCCATAGTTAGATAAACATTTAAGAAGATACCAACCTGGAGAGGACGGAACCAAATTGATGTCTAGTGATCTTCTTACACTCAAGGTAAAAAATATTAGCAGACCAAAGATCGAACCTCCATTGAGACAACAATCACCATACCTGGACATAGTATGAATCAGAGCACTCTCGGATGGATGAAATCTGAAGGTGAAGTCTGAAGTGTTGAAAGCAGAGCGGTTCAGAGTAGAGGTTTCATGCGAGTGTTCGTTCGGAGACATTACATGGCTGCGTATCTGAATTGCCTTTCTATTAATCAAAGAGATTAACTGTTTATTCCTCCTTTTACAAAGAAGATGGTAGGGTGCTCGCTGCAGGGTAGGTGAGGATGTGTAAAGACGGGGAAAAACAAAGTGGGATATTATTAGCACTAAGGCTTCAGTTACTGCATGAAATAAAGTGGCGATGTTGAAGTGTTGCATCGTACAAAAATAATGACATGCCAGGCTACGGTTTTGCTTATAGATAGATCATTTGCAAGAGAgaaaaaatacaaaattaatgacATGGCAGGCTGCTAATGTGGAAGATTATGATTGGTCTAAACATGTTTGATGAGTTGGATAGCTTGCATGTTAAGAGAAATCAtttagtgggttgctcctatttagatattGTAGATAAGATGAGGCAAAACGTCTACCTCTGTTTTGGAAAAAGTACTTTCAATAAAAATTCAGCGGTATGTTTTTTTGTGTCATATAACTTGTCTTAGTTAAATTTAGAATCAAAATTTCTTTTTTTTGAACGGGTATGGGTCCGAAAGGACCCAGATGCTGCTTCATTTATAAGCGGtggctgaacaaattacaggGGAGTCCGCATAGAAAGTAGAAACTGCAGAAAAGACCCCAGGAATTACAACAAGGTCCTCAGGACAAAAAGGttaaaaagcaatcgggtcctcgGGATCCTTCTCCACCGTCAAGAAGAGCTCCGCCGCCGCGCCAGGAATACCggcgccggggacgaaccacttgggccAGCACCACTGTAAGGTGCACAGCAGCAGGAGCTAAAGATCCTCTGCATCGGCTTGAAGCCTGGAGGAAGATAGACCATCGAAGCATGGCCTTGGAGGGTCGCCTTTCGACCATGATGTGCAGAGGCAGGGCGGAGTTGACCGCCGGCTTCAGTCCTCTGCTGATGAGCTCCAGAGACGAGAGCGCAGAAGCTCTCCGGCGCAGCAGAAGTTCCCCGCCGTTTCCAAGCCGTAGCTACCTGGACAGCCTCCACTCCCCATCCCccctcgccgccacggccggcCAGGGATAGGAGGTAGACCGTCCAGAGAAGCCTGAGCTTGGCCACAAATACAGGCCCTTTATTCATGGAGTCGCCCGCCGACCAGATCTTCACCGCATCCAACTCCGACCGCCGGAGTTCGTCGGGGAAGAAGGCCACAGGCCAGCTACAGATCTCGGCCAAGAGATCTAGCAGCCTACCCTCGACAAAGTGCCAAACAACGGCATAAAACCAAGAAAACCTAGATCTACTAGAGCTATACACTACCCTAACTCCGGCGCCTCTCCTAGGCCATCTCCAGCCGGCTACGCCGGTGGAGAGGCCATCAGATCGGCCCGGCCTCTGGTGGAGAGCTCTCAGCTACTGTAGCGTGAAGAGAGAGGTGAGGGGGTAAATGAGAGCGTATTTAGAATCAAATTAAAAGGAGTACAACCTGTAAACCCCAACAGAGGGAGCATGATCAGCTTGTCATGCAGAAGCACGTTGTCCGTAGAGGAAGACATTTTGCTTAGTAGAGAGTATTACGAATTGCTATTACTACTCCTATATCGGGATAGTTGACATTAATGTTTTGTTGAAATAATGAAAGTTGTTGTTGCTATATAAATAGCAAAGTACATTTGTATATATGCGTTACTTGAGTACCTGCTCGCCCCTGATGCTTTCCCGAAATTCTGATTACAATCGGATCAAGACAGGTACGAGTACATATCAATTTCCGGAACCAACCAATCGCTCCTACCTGTTCGTCCCCCTTCTAGGTGTACATCTGAAGACGGCATTGTCGCTGTTTCATTAGAAACTGAAGCGTAAAAACGTGCCACAGCAAGTCAATGGAGAACGCAGATGATCTTTATGGACGACCTAAAAACTGTTTCGTAAAGTAGTAATATATCATATACTAGCACCAAAGGTTCAGCGTAAGGCGCCTAACTTGGAAAACTTAGAACACAAACAAATTCCGGACAAACACATTATAGCCCATCTGCCTACTGCTGGGCACACTGCACGCGCTGACCACCACCGCCGGGCATGTCCTCATCCTCATCATAGGCCTCCTGTGCCTGCTGTTGCTGCCGCCTCCGCATCTCCTCCTCGATGTCAATGTCATAAGCCATAGTCTCCTCGCActcgtccagctccatgtccgtgTACTGCGACACGGGCTTGGGTGGGAGGATAGTCTCAAGGGCCTTGCACTGGTCCGGGTTCAGCGAGTCGGGGAAATCCACTGTGAAGTGGATGTAGAGCTTGCCCTTCATGAATGGCCTCTGGTACATGGGCATGCCCTCATCGTTGATCGCCTTGAATGAGtctgcagaaacattgatcaacatGATCAGTGAGCAGCAGTTAAACCGTTGGATGGGTGTATAAACTGAACTAGCGCTTGTGCCACTTACCAGGCTTGACAACTTCACCGGGGTTGGACTTGATGAGCAGCTGCCTGCCGTCCAAATGGGTAAGAACATACTGGAAGCCACACAGGGCTTCGGTGAGGGTCAGAGTGTGCTCGTAGAAGAGGTCGTCACCCTTCCGCTTAAACTTGGGGTGCTCCTTCTGCTGTAGGACAAAGATTATGTCTCCGGTGACTGTATCAGGCTGCACAACAAGCAAACGATTAGCTGCGGGAACAGGCAAACACAGACAGAAAAACTAAGCACTTCAAGTCCTGCTGCACATACCGCTTCATCGGCCTCGCCAGGGAAGGTGATCTTCTGGCTGTGCTGCATACCCTTCTCAACCACCACCTCCAAAACCTTCTTCTCTGTCACAACCTTATCGCCCTTGCACTGCCCGCACCGATCCTTGTCACTGATGGTCTCACCAGTTGCCCTGCACTCACTGCAAGGCTGCTGCATTTGCTGAATCATTCCTGGTCCCAACTGGCGTATTTGCATCTTATAGCCAGCTCCCTGGCAGCTAGAACACTTCATCGAAGCCCCAGACTTTGAGCCCTTGCTGTAGAAAGAACACAGTACCGTGAGATTTCAGAACTAACAGGCTGTACCACATGCAAGGTTACACAAGGAAGCAGGCTACTTACCCATTGCACTTTGAGCAGAGCACATTGCGCGAAAGCGAAAGCTTCTTTGATGTGCCATTGTACAATTCCTCGAGGGTAACCTTGAGAGGATGAACCACATCCTCACCCCTGCGCTGCCTCCTGCCTCTGCTGCCACTACCTGGAGAACCAACACGGGTGTGTGTGAGTTTGCGACAACATTGGCGAATCACGATTACAAATTTGGTTATTTACTGTTGTGGACATATATACCTGggaaaccaccaccaccacctccgaagAATGACTGGAAGATGTCAAATGGATCATGCATTCCTCCGCCACCTCCCATCCCCTCCTTGAGGGCATCCTCACCATACGTATCATAGATCTCCCGCTTCTCGGGATCGCTCAGAACCTCATATGCCTGAGCTAGCTCCTTGAACTGCAAGGGAACAACGACTGTCAGTTCTCCAACTAAACCAGAAAGCAGCCATGTCATTCAAACAGATTAACGGCACAAGCAACGGTAACAACAGAGCTTTACTCAACAGAAGCATCACCTGACAGTTTTGCTACTCACGGTAAGTTTGACACATGGCATTAGAAACTAAGCAAGTTGCATGTCAGTTTTGCTACTCCAACAAGCGATTACAtactattttgaattttgaataaAACAGCTGCTGCATTCGCAACAAGAGCGTTGGTCAACACCGACTGCTGAATTGCCCAACATAAGCACTAACATCATACAAGTTAACCCTACCACGCAGTCAGAATGATTAGCTCGTACATACTGAACCCGGCTACTGATCCTCCATCAGTATCAAATCAACCATGTAAAGCTTGTAGCAAACTGCTCGACTAACAATAAACATCTAAATAGACCGATTGCAGGTTCGAGAATGTGAACAAGCTTCTGCTAAATTGATCAATTAATAAGCATCTACAAGCATAAACTATAGTTTGAAGCATATGAACAATTACGAAACCAAGTCTTAAGGGGGATTTCACAGATTCATACGGAATGCTAAACAGAGGTCGCCTAAATGTAATTTCCAAAGCCGCCAACAACCCTATCCATCTCCCCGGACAATTCAGACACACATCCACGAAACCAACAACTAAGCCCATCGAACTGCACACCCCGGCCACAGATCCGTCTCCCCGACGAACGACCGTACCAAATCGAACAGTCTAGACCAGATCGAGGATATATAAAAGGAAAGAGGGGAtcgggcgggcgggcgggcgcTCACCTTCTCGGGGTCGCCGCCCTTGTCGGGGTGGTTCTTGATGGCGGCCTTGCGGTAGGCCTTCTTGAGGTCGTCCTGCGCCGCGTCCTTGGGCACGCCGAGGATCTCGTAGTAGCGCGTGCTGTCGCTCTTCTTCGGCGCCGCGCGCCCGAACATCTCGCCTGTCGCCGGAGGATTTCCTACCTACGCCGCCGGTGAGAAGAAACCCTAGCTGGTTTGGTCGTGGGGGATCGAGGTCGCCGGTCGGGATCGGGTtgtgaggcggaggtggaggaggagggcggtGGTAGTTATAGGAGCGCGCGACGGGTGGTGGGGAGTGAATACTCTGGAAGATGCGGGAGGGGCGGCGCGGGCCGTCCGATCTGGATCGGGCGGTGGTGCGGGACGAGTGCCGAGCTTCTAGACGCTTCCGGCGTGTTCTGGTGAAAGGAGGAGGAGTGCGGGCACGGTTCGGGTTTGTGGGAAGGGGAGATGTGTGGAGTTGACTCCGGTAGGGCGAGTCCTTGCGGAGTTCGGGTGCGGGTCCGATGCGCTGGAACCATCCAGTGTGGATTTTTGAACAAAACATCCCTGTCCTAAATAGGCCCATGAAGCCATGACCCTCGGCCTTATATAGTGAACACTTTTTTCCTTCATACAAAGTAAGTGAAGATTTTTGGCTCTCGGGCTCCCGTTAGTGTCGAAGGACGAAAATAATTTAAGGTAGGATAGACTGTAATAAATAAATAACGCAAAGATTAAAATAGGTTTGATACATTAATGTTATATATAACCCTAACCCAATCACCTAATACAACAAAATATGAATATTCGGATATAAATAGAACCTTAAACAAGCAATTTATGCCACCTAAATGGCAAGGCTTGATTTTTTTCATGAAAGTCTTCTATAATTCTATCGATCAAGGCTTTTGAATATCTCTTGCTGGATGCCCACTCCGGTGTTGATGATCTTTATCATCGGGAAATCCCTTAGTCGTCGCC
It includes:
- the LOC127292495 gene encoding dnaJ protein homolog ANJ1; this translates as MFGRAAPKKSDSTRYYEILGVPKDAAQDDLKKAYRKAAIKNHPDKGGDPEKFKELAQAYEVLSDPEKREIYDTYGEDALKEGMGGGGGMHDPFDIFQSFFGGGGGGFPGSGSRGRRQRRGEDVVHPLKVTLEELYNGTSKKLSLSRNVLCSKCNGKGSKSGASMKCSSCQGAGYKMQIRQLGPGMIQQMQQPCSECRATGETISDKDRCGQCKGDKVVTEKKVLEVVVEKGMQHSQKITFPGEADEAPDTVTGDIIFVLQQKEHPKFKRKGDDLFYEHTLTLTEALCGFQYVLTHLDGRQLLIKSNPGEVVKPDSFKAINDEGMPMYQRPFMKGKLYIHFTVDFPDSLNPDQCKALETILPPKPVSQYTDMELDECEETMAYDIDIEEEMRRRQQQQAQEAYDEDEDMPGGGGQRVQCAQQ